In Brassica napus cultivar Da-Ae chromosome C2, Da-Ae, whole genome shotgun sequence, the sequence TAGAAGGCTTACCGCCGATATTCCAGGATCTTTACCTCACTGTTCACTGGAAACGTCGTGATGAGTCTTTAACCACTCGTCCTGCAAAAGTTTTGAACGGAAGAGCTGAGTTTAAGGACAAGCTGACGCATACGTGCTCGGTTTACGGAAGCAGAAGCGGACAGCATCACTCGGCTAAGTATGAAGCGAAGCATTTCTTGCTGTATGCGTCTCTGGTTGGGTCTCCTGAGGTTGATCTGGGGAAACATCGGATGGATCTTACGAGATTGCTTCCTCTAACGCTAGAGGAGTTGCAGGATGAGAAGAGCACTGGGAAGTGGTCGACGACGTTTCAGTTGAGTGGGAAGGGTAGTGGTGCTACTCTGAGCATGAGTTTTGGGTACACTGTTGTTGGGGATACTCGCAGTGCTTCAAATGCAAAGCAAACTAGCAATAATATCACAGGGTTGACGAGGACTACTAGTACAAAGTCTGTATCTCGGCGTTATGATCATGGTATTGTTAACAAAGAGTCTCGTCCTCTGTCTGATAATGTGGAGGAGATCAAAGATCTTCATGAAGTTCTTCCCGTTGCACAATCTGACTTGGCCAGTTCTGTGAACATTCTGTATCAAAAATTTGATGAGGAGAAGGTGGATCCTGCAGCTGAGTCTCAGATCGAATTTGAGGTTGTCATTAAACACATTGAACCTGTTGAGTCATTTCTTCAAGAAAATGAAGATGCAAATGGAACTGAGGTTCCTTTAGAGGATGTTAAGAAGGTTGACGAAGTTCCTACTGCTGGAAGTGAGGAAGTTTTTACAGAAAACTTGCCTCCAGGAGAGCCTTTGGTAAACAGGAATGAGACTGATGTTTCTTTTGAAGAATCAAAGATAGTTGGTGAAGTTCCTATTACTAGAAGTGAGGAAGTTGTTGAGATTGGTACAGAAAGTTTGTCTCCAGAGGAGGGTAGCAATGTTTCTATAAAGGAAGAGAACAATGGGAGAGACGTGAGAGAAATGATAATGAAAGATCTTGAATCAGCTTTGAAAAGTGTAGAAATGTTGGAAGCATTCGGTGAAGATGAGGAAGATCAAGAAGACCGTGGAGGCTCAGAAACATCCTTTAGAACACCAAATAAGGAAACAGCAGCAGCATCAAGTTCGAGAGATGTGGCAAGCGAGTTCTTAGACATGCTAGGTATTGAACACAGCCCTTTTAGTTTGAGTTTTGAGAGGGAACCTGAGTCCCCAAGGGAGCGCCTGTTAAGAGAGTTTGAAATGGAAACTCTAGCAGCCggttctttgtttgattttggTACCGTATCTGTTGATCCACAAATGGAATGTGatgaagacttctcagaagagAATGAATCAGAAGCTTTCGATCTAGCATCTCTCGTTCATGATATAGAGGAAGAGTACCAGTTAGAAACTCAAGCAAGAGTCAGCAACCCCAGGGCCAAAACGTTAGAAGACTTGGAAACAGCATCACTGATGCGTGAGTGGGGTATGAATGAAAACACTTTTCAGAACTCTCCGCCTCACAATGGTCGTAATACGTTTCCTCCGGCGCAGGAGCCATTTGATTTGCCTCCTCTAGGAGATGGCCTTGGTCCTGTTGTGCAGACAAAGAACGGAGGGTTCTTGCGTTCAATGAATCCCTCACTGTTCAGAAACTCTAAATCCGGAGGGAACTTGATTATGCAAGTGTCAAGTCCAGTGGTGGTGCCTGCTGAGATGGGCTCTGGTATCATGGAGATACTTGAGAAACTAGCCACTGCTGGAATTGAGAAGCTCTCAATGCAGGCAAATAAAGTAATGCCTTTGGATGACATAACAGGGAAAACTATGGAAGAGTTGTTGTGGGAAGCTTCACCTGCAATTGACGGTGGTAACAGGTTTGAAACCAATCTTATCATCATTCATTCTGTTTTGTGAAAAATGTTTACTTACGTGTTGGATGTATTTGGTTTACTTCTCAATGCAGGGATCATATCTCACAGCATGGATCTGGTTTTGGGAGTGGAGCATCATCTGCAGCTAATTCAAAAAAGTTTGGTTCAAGCTCTAGCAACAAAAACTCTGGCTCGGAGTATGTATcacttgaagatcttgctcctttgGCTATGGACCAGATTGAAGCACTTTCATTAGAAGGATTGAGAATACAATCAGGAATGTCAGAGGAGGATGCACCCTCTGAAATAACTGCACAGTCAATCGGAGAGATCTCAGCCTTCCAAGGAAAAAGCGGGTGCGTTGGTCTAGAAGGAGCTGCTGGTTTACAACTTCTTGACATAAAGGATGACAgagatgaggatgatgatgggTTAATGAGTCTCTCATTGACTCTTGATGAGTGGATGAAGCTGGATTCAGGTGACATTGGAGACGAAGATGAAATAAATGAGCAAACGTCGAAAATCTTGGCTGCACATCATGCAAACCCACTGAACTTTATCCGGAAAGGGGAGAAAAGAAAGGGGAAGAGAGGAAGGAGATGTGGTTTACTTGGGAATAACTTCACAGTAGCACTAATGGTTCAACTCCGAGATCCCTTAAGAAACTATGAGCCAGTTGGAGCTCCCATGCTTTCTCTTATCCAGGTTGAGAGATTGTTTGTTCCTCCAAAGCCCATAATCTATAGTACAGTTTCAGAGGTGAGGAAAACCGATGAAGAGGAAAAGGAAACTGAGGTGGTCAAAGAGGATAAAACCGTTTTGGAGGAACAAGGAATCCCTCAGTATAAAATCTCAGAGGTGCATGTTACTGGTATGAAGAGTGAGACTGATAAAAAGCCATGTGGAGTCAAGAGTCAGCATCAGCAGGTGCAGTCTGGTTCAAGGTGGTTGATGGCTAACGGAATGGGGAAAGGGAACAACAAGCTTCCTCTTATGAAACCAAAACCGGGTTCTATAAAGTCTGGTGATAAGTTGTGGAGTGTGTCTGGTTCTGGTTCTAAATGGAAAGAGCTTGGGAAAGTGGGGAAGTGGAACACACACGTGCGGAATCCGAATGTGATCATGCcaaaatgaaacaagaactacTGTctggtttctgtttttttttttatgctatGTAAAGGTAATGTTATGTGGTGTGGTGTGCCTAGATTCATTTCAGTGTTGCAcctgtgtttatttatgtgtgtgTTAGTTTAGGTTTTGCGGATCAAACTAATCACTGTTTTGTGGTACAGTTAAGAGATCAATGGAACGAACAAGAGCCTTTGAACTTGGTGCAGTGCTTATTATATGATAGTTGCGAGGCATCTTAGACGTGTCTGCAATGCAATGCTTATtacttaattaaaatttaagccTTAGAGACAATGAAAATGAAACACTTAGAACAATTACACGCAATAAAATGCTAAACGAACTTGAATAAAAAGCgcataaacacacacacaaaacttAGAAAAAAAACGAAAGATAAGCTTAATCAGTTCCTCCAAGCACACCCTTAAGCTTCTTAACTTCTTCATCACTAAGAAAGGTGGTGGCTTCAACGAGCTCTGAAGGCAAATCATTAGCAAACAGAGCAAAAGGTAGAATCTGAAGTCCTGGGGATGAGCTTCCGAAGGCAACAAAGGCCAAAGCAGGGCCTTTCCCAGAGTTAAGCTGAAAATGAAGAAGCCCTTGAGGAAACACCATAGAATCACCTCTCTGGAGAGTCTTCAAGTAAACTTTGTTAGCAGAGGAAATAAACCCGGCGCAGATGGTTCCTTGTATGACTACAAGAACCTCAGACGCACCAGGATGTGTGTGAAGAGGAATGACACCACCACCGGCTAAGTCAAGACGAGCCATTGAGACTCCAAGACCATTGGTGCCTGCGAAAGCAGGGGCAAAGGCTGGCGTCACTGCGGCTTTAATGAGGTTCGAAGTGTTTCCAGCTTTGGCGAGGCCGGAGAATGCAAAGTCATTTTCGGTGACTTGGTCAGGGTTCTTGCAAGAGTATCCTGATGGGCTTTGAGGACCCTTTGGATCAGCTACACAGAAGTCTTGAACAGAGGCAAAAGAGGTTGATGAAACTAGGGAGAGGATGAAAAAAATGTGAATTATCATCTTCATTTTATTATAGATTATTTAGTGAAGTGTCTTGAAgttatgaagaagaaagataggGCGTCTAGTTTATATAGAGACCTATAAGATATTGATATGGTTAACGTGAGGATAGTCTTGAAGCAAAGCGAGAGGGACCTTGTTTTTTGTTAGCATTGCATGCATGTGAACTTTGGGTGTACGTACGCGGAGAAAAGCCCACATGGCTGTCACAGGTTTTTGTCGGTTTGGAGAATGGTGATAAATGGTTCGTTTTCAATTAACTTAGCTTCTTAAGACAGTTTTGTTGAACTAAATTTGAACTGCAGAATAGTATAAGTAAACACATGTTTCAAGCAAAGTTTAGTAAATCTAACTGCAGGGCCGTCTTTTCTAGTATGCaaagttatatacaaatatgatAGATATGTCATACTAAAAGCaaatttaaaatactaaaaatgattttattcaTGCCATATGCTTTTATCATAAATCTTATAAGTACCACTTATTGGAGTGTGAACCATCATTGACTGATAGTTCATTAAATTTCAAGAATTGCTTGTGGACTCAGTCACTTGGTTCCACATCAGCTTCTTAGTATGAAACTAATATATAGTTTAGTTTCACAATACTTTTTAagatatagaaaataaattcaaatactCCTCAAGGTTTTGATTCTGATTATCGTACAACGTAGTAAAAATTCGAAGCTTGAAGGGTAAAAACTGTTAGAAGCTCCCAACGGCCTTTTACAAAGTCAAAATATCTTGGAGGAGTCGctttttataagatatttttgcAAAGAAGATATGGAAAAGTTGAAAGGAATGGttaatggagaagaagagagatccGTGTGTGTGGTCCAGTTTTAAGTAGAGAGCAATCATGTCTCCTCCTTCCCTAATTTGGACTCCTCTGCACAGTATCTTATCCTCCTGTCTCACCATCTTTTAAGTTTGTGTGGCTCTTCAACGTTCCCTCTTACTCAGGGCGCTAATTactatatcttcttctcttttgattgatatttagattttaaacatcttcttttttatttgatgCATAGTATTTGTATAAATGTTGCTGATGTGTTGTAACTCGGGTTTGAATCCGGTAAGGCCCGTCTCATTGAAATTTAGGGCCCAGTGCTGatccaaatattttctaaagtgttctttaataaatataacatgaaaataattgGGCTCTATTTtgtaatgttttagaaaaataaggGCCCTAAATTCTATAGAAATTTGTTGAATTTAAAGTTGAGCCCTGTGCTTTTGCACTCTGAGCACACCCTCTAAGCCGGGCCTATCCGGTAGTGAAAAACCAAGGTTTCTAGACCACCAGTTCATGTATACTATTGCAATGTCCATACTATTGCAGCTGCTGGTTATAACTTATACTCCGGATATATATATCTGATAATGTTTGTGTGTCATAACTCATAAGAATAGTTATTACACAATTTTCTTTTACGCAAATGGTATTTGGTCAAAACTTGGCTCATGCATGGGGGCTTCTTGAATTTGGTAAAAACTTAGTTCATGCATGGGCTTCTTCAATTTTGTAAAAACTTAGCTCATGCATGGGCTTCTTCAATTTTGTAAAAACTTAGTTCATGCATGGGCTTATTATAAGCATTTGGTACAATAGAGTTGGACTCTGCTTTGTTTTGTTAACATAAAACCTGGGCCTTATGATCGTTGGTAAATTAATCACAATAAGACCAAATATCCCAACAAAGAATACATGCATATGtgaacaaaaacaaactaaCGGTATATTTGAGTTACCAGTTACCACTGGCACTAAGCGTATTATTTGAAGGttttataatcaaatatttttgaagtaTATAAAAGAGATCGATCTGTAGAACTTTTTTTACTAGGAAAATAATGATTGCAAGAACATGAATGAAATAAACATCGAGGACAACAAGCAAAGAGTGTCGGTTAATCTTAAGGTGCAGATCAATAAAGCGAAAGAGAAGGTTCATTAGTTCCTCCAAGCACACCCTTAAGCCTCTTAACCTCTTCATGGCTAAGGAAGTTCGTGGCTTCAACGAGTTCTGCAGGCAAATCACTTGCAAACAGCGCATTGGGTACAAGCTGGACGCCAGGGTTGGAGCTTCCGAAGGCAGCAAAGGCCATGGCAGGACCTGTCCCACCGTTAAGCGCAAAATGAAGAAGCCCTTGAGGAAACACTATAACCTCACCTTTCTGGAGAGTCTTCAAGTAAACTTTATTAGCAGATGAAATAATCCCTGCGCGGATGGTTCCTTCAATAACTATAAGAACTTCAG encodes:
- the LOC106425779 gene encoding germin-like protein 1, with product MKMIIHIFFILSLVSSTSFASVQDFCVADPKGPQSPSGYSCKNPDQVTENDFAFSGLAKAGNTSNLIKAAVTPAFAPAFAGTNGLGVSMARLDLAGGGVIPLHTHPGASEVLVVIQGTICAGFISSANKVYLKTLQRGDSMVFPQGLLHFQLNSGKGPALAFVAFGSSSPGLQILPFALFANDLPSELVEATTFLSDEEVKKLKGVLGGTD
- the LOC106425776 gene encoding protein PLASTID MOVEMENT IMPAIRED 1-RELATED 1; translated protein: MSKVNSEESSSNQRLLKEVETIGEALYVNKNNPRKSSASGPYNNTSTKPLGRTTHLAEPQKEKKSFWNWPLRALSHVRNRRFNCCFFAQVHSIEGLPPIFQDLYLTVHWKRRDESLTTRPAKVLNGRAEFKDKLTHTCSVYGSRSGQHHSAKYEAKHFLLYASLVGSPEVDLGKHRMDLTRLLPLTLEELQDEKSTGKWSTTFQLSGKGSGATLSMSFGYTVVGDTRSASNAKQTSNNITGLTRTTSTKSVSRRYDHGIVNKESRPLSDNVEEIKDLHEVLPVAQSDLASSVNILYQKFDEEKVDPAAESQIEFEVVIKHIEPVESFLQENEDANGTEVPLEDVKKVDEVPTAGSEEVFTENLPPGEPLVNRNETDVSFEESKIVGEVPITRSEEVVEIGTESLSPEEGSNVSIKEENNGRDVREMIMKDLESALKSVEMLEAFGEDEEDQEDRGGSETSFRTPNKETAAASSSRDVASEFLDMLGIEHSPFSLSFEREPESPRERLLREFEMETLAAGSLFDFGTVSVDPQMECDEDFSEENESEAFDLASLVHDIEEEYQLETQARVSNPRAKTLEDLETASLMREWGMNENTFQNSPPHNGRNTFPPAQEPFDLPPLGDGLGPVVQTKNGGFLRSMNPSLFRNSKSGGNLIMQVSSPVVVPAEMGSGIMEILEKLATAGIEKLSMQANKVMPLDDITGKTMEELLWEASPAIDGGNRDHISQHGSGFGSGASSAANSKKFGSSSSNKNSGSEYVSLEDLAPLAMDQIEALSLEGLRIQSGMSEEDAPSEITAQSIGEISAFQGKSGCVGLEGAAGLQLLDIKDDRDEDDDGLMSLSLTLDEWMKLDSGDIGDEDEINEQTSKILAAHHANPLNFIRKGEKRKGKRGRRCGLLGNNFTVALMVQLRDPLRNYEPVGAPMLSLIQVERLFVPPKPIIYSTVSEVRKTDEEEKETEVVKEDKTVLEEQGIPQYKISEVHVTGMKSETDKKPCGVKSQHQQVQSGSRWLMANGMGKGNNKLPLMKPKPGSIKSGDKLWSVSGSGSKWKELGKVGKWNTHVRNPNVIMPK
- the LOC106425748 gene encoding germin-like protein subfamily 3 member 3, encoding MKMIIRIFFMILSLVSSISSASVQDFCIADPSGPQSPSGYSCKNPDQVTADDFAFSGLAKSGNTSNMIKAAVATGFAPAFAGVNGLGVSVARLDLAEGGVVPIHIHSGASEVLIVIEGTIRAGIISSANKVYLKTLQKGEVIVFPQGLLHFALNGGTGPAMAFAAFGSSNPGVQLVPNALFASDLPAELVEATNFLSHEEVKRLKGVLGGTNEPSLSLY